Genomic window (Candidatus Vicinibacter proximus):
AAACACTGCCATGTTGATGCCGGACCAGACCGGAAAGAAATCATGACCAAAGAAACTATGGAATTATGTTTAGAAGCTATTGAAAACTCAAAAGAGTTAACCATAGACCTAACTGGTGGGGCTCCGGAAATGAATCCAAATTTTAGGTGGTTTGTAGAAGAAATAAATAAATTAAATGTAAAAAAAATAATCGTCCGTTCCAATCTGACAATTATTGTATCCAATAAGAAATACTTTGATCTCCCCAATTTTTTTAAATCAAACAACATTGAGGTAGTTTCTTCTTTACCCTATTTCAATGCAATCAGGACTGATGCACAAAGAGGAGATGGCGTCTTTGAAAAATCTATCCAAGCATTGCACATGTTAAATGAAGTGGGTTATGGGATTCAAGGGTCCGGATTGATACTAAATTTAGTATATAATCCAAGTGGCGCTTTTCTTCCACCTGAACAATCCACACTTGAATCAGAGTATAAAAAGAAACTAAAATCAACACACAACATTGATTTTAATGAATTATATACGATTACAAATCTTCCAATCAGTAGATTCCTTGAGTATCTTTTGGAAAGCGGAAATTATGACAATTATATGGAAAAATTAATTTCAGCATATAATCCAGTGGCAGCTTCAAATGTAATGTGCAGAAATACAATTAGCGTTGGGTGGGATGGATATCTTTACGACTGCGACTTTAATCAAATGTTGGAATTACAAGTTTCAAGTAATTGTAAACATCTTAAGGATTTTAATACGGCTCTTCTCTCCAAAAGAGACATTGTAATCAATCAGCATTGTTTTGGATGCACAGCAGGATCAGGCTCCAGTTGTGGAGGTGCAACTACTTAATTTGTAAGGAATTCAGTTGAATAGTTAATGCTATTTAGTATCATTATTCCTACACTTAATGAAGAAAAATATC
Coding sequences:
- the arsS gene encoding arsenosugar biosynthesis radical SAM protein ArsS (Some members of this family are selenoproteins.), with the protein product MEAQTKSLKARKSDLADVFHQLEVISHIPNNEFNNITFSSKLSESGLLPLKPTQLEIFQINVGKMCNQVCKHCHVDAGPDRKEIMTKETMELCLEAIENSKELTIDLTGGAPEMNPNFRWFVEEINKLNVKKIIVRSNLTIIVSNKKYFDLPNFFKSNNIEVVSSLPYFNAIRTDAQRGDGVFEKSIQALHMLNEVGYGIQGSGLILNLVYNPSGAFLPPEQSTLESEYKKKLKSTHNIDFNELYTITNLPISRFLEYLLESGNYDNYMEKLISAYNPVAASNVMCRNTISVGWDGYLYDCDFNQMLELQVSSNCKHLKDFNTALLSKRDIVINQHCFGCTAGSGSSCGGATT